In the Oncorhynchus keta strain PuntledgeMale-10-30-2019 chromosome 29, Oket_V2, whole genome shotgun sequence genome, one interval contains:
- the LOC118362627 gene encoding alcohol dehydrogenase 1-like, with protein sequence MATAGKVIKCRAAVAWEPSKPLVMEEIEVAPPQAHEIRIKIVATGVCHTDLYHLFEGKHKDGFPCVLGHEGAGIVESVGSEVTKFNPGDKVIPLFISQCGQCRFCKSPKTNLCEKGWASDRYDVMSESDTRFTCKGKKVLQFMGTSTFSEYTVVNEIAVAKIHPSAPLDKVCLLGCGVATGYGAALNTAKVEPGSTCAVFGLGAVGLAAVMGCKNAGAKRIIAIDINPTKYEKAKVFGATEFVNPKDHNKPISQVLHEMTNGGVDFSLECVGSVAVMRSALESCVKGWGVSVLVGWTDMDDFAARPIQLIAGRTWKGSLFGGFKSKDGVPKLVNEYLEKKVKLDEFVTHNMTLAQVNDAIQLMQTGDCIRSVLSVALQ encoded by the exons GTGATTAAATGCCGCGCTGCAGTGGCATGGGAGCCAAGCAAACCCCTGGTGATGGAGGAAATTGAGGTGGCTCCTCCCCAGGCACATGAGATTCGCATCAAG ATAGTGGCCACGGGTGTGTGTCACACTGACCTGTACCACCTGTTTGAGGGGAAACACAAGGATGGCTTCCCTTGTGTCCTGGGCCACGAAGGGGCTGGGATTGTCGAGAGTGTGGGGTCGGAAGTGACCAAGTTCAATCCAG GTGATAAAGTCatccctctgttcatctcccAATGTGGCCAGTGCCGGTTCTGCAAGAGCCCAAAGACCAACCTGTGTGAGAAGGGCTG GGCCAGTGATAGGTATGATGTGATGTCAGAGTCAGACACCCGGTTCACTTGTAAGGGGAAGAAGGTGCTGCAGTTCATGGGGACCAGCACTTTCTCAGAATACACCGTGGTCAATGAGATCGCCGTGGCCAAGATCCATCCCTCAGCCCCTCTCGACAAGGTCTGTCTCCTTGGCTGTGGAGTCGCCACCGGATATGGCGCAGCCCTTAACACAGCCAAG GTGGAGCCAGGGTCTACATGTGCTGTGTTTGGCCTGGGAGCTGTGGGGTTGGCAGCGGTCATGGGTTGCAAAAACGCTGGGGCCAAGAGGATCATCGCCATTGATATTAACCCAACCAAATATGAGAAGGCCAAGGTCTTCGGTGCCACAGAGTTTGTCAACCCCAAGGACCACAACAAACCCATCAGTCAAGTGCTGCATGAGATGACCAATGGAGGAGTGGACTTTTCCCTGGAATGTGTGGGGAGTGTGGCCGTAATG aggAGTGCTTTGGAGTCGTGTGTTAAGGGATGGGGAGTAAGTGTGCTGGTCGGATGGACTGACATGGATGACTTTGCTGCCAGACCCATTCAGCTCATAGCTGGCCGCACCTGGAAAGGATCTCTGTTTGGAG GTTTTAAGAGTAAGGATGGTGTGCCCAAGCTGGTGAATGAGTACCTGGAGAAGAAGGTGAAGCTGGATGAGTTTGTCACCCACAACATGACCCTGGCCCAGGTCAACGACGCCATCCAACTCATGCAGACAGGAGACTG TATACGGTCAGTCCTGAGTGTGGCACTGCAGTAA